In Candidatus Nitronauta litoralis, one DNA window encodes the following:
- the rpoC gene encoding DNA-directed RNA polymerase subunit beta', producing the protein MFDAIRVRLASPEKIRSWSYGEVKKPETINYRTFKPERDGLFCAKIFGPVKDWECNCGKYKRMKHKGVVCEKCGVEVILSKVRRERLGHIELASPVAHIWFFKGLPSRIGHVLDLTLKELERIIYFENFVVTDPGESDYKYGQLLTEAEQRESEVEFPQGLKTMMGCEAVSEMLQNLDLDSLAVKIKEDLANTQSVLNKRKFSKRLKIVEAFRKSGNRPEWMVLRVVPVIPPELRPLVPLDGGRFATSDLNDLYRRVINRNNRLKRLQELKAPQIIIRNEKRMLQEAVSALFDNGRRGRTLRGTNKRPLKSLSDMLKGKQGRFRQNLLGKRVDYSGRSVIVVGPELNLHQCGLPKKMALELFKPFIFNLLEERGYAATIKTAKKMVEQERAEVWEVLEEVIQKHPVLLNRAPTLHRLGIQAFEPVLIEGKAIRIHPLVCTAFNADFDGDQMAVHVPLSMEARVEAKLLMMAPNNVMSPANGRPIAVPSQDIVLGCYYMSKIRGGVKGEGHVFSDSREVRAAFDADELDLQAKIMVRIDGELQWTTTGRVLIKEVMPEGLPFGLVNQILDKKALSDLISTSYKLVGREKTVTLLDQVKTLGFHYATEAGLSISIDHMRIPKAKEELVTKTGEEVLRVYGQYRDGLITNGERYNKVIDIWAHVTEKVSEEMFKELENEDQDLVDGKGDRGQDFNSIFIMADSGARGSSQQLRQLAGMRGLMAKPSGEIIETPITANFREGLSVIQYFISTHGARKGLADTALKTANSGYLTRRLVDVAQDIIIMEEDCGTLRGLEVSALVEAGEIIQPLGERLLGRTALEDVIDPFTNEILIKANDLIDEEIVEAIENSGIEKVKIRSNLTCESHQGLCVKCYGRNLATNDWVEVGEPVGVIAAQSIGEPGTQLTMRTFHIGGTASRVVEQTTLSTKKGGIIKYQGLRTLKNQRGEIIVMNRNGFLTVQDENGREKERYSIVYAAKLKVADGQEVHEGQTLVEWDPYTNSILTEVSGTVAFDDILEGATMKEDFDEITGLSSKVIVPHRDEKKQPRILITDEEGEELRKYLLPAGAHINVNEGDFVNAGDVIVKIPRESAKTKDITGGLPRVAELFEARKPHEQATITEIDGKVKFGGFVKGMRKVVVESKTGDERDYLIPRGKHINVHEGDDVLAGEPLMDGASNPHDILAVLGENELQKYLVNEVQEVYRLQGVSINDKHIEVIVRQMLRHVQVEDPGDTDLLVGEQVTKKQFNQKNQEVIKDGGKPAQATPVLLGITKSSLSTESFISAASFQETTRVLTEVSLSGKEDRLVGLKENVIMGRLIPAGTGCRVYSGIRIEEPEYEEETPAETATETSEAGTEEEETAAVE; encoded by the coding sequence ATGTTTGATGCCATCCGTGTCCGGTTGGCCTCACCTGAAAAAATCCGGTCCTGGTCGTACGGGGAAGTCAAAAAACCCGAAACTATCAACTATCGAACGTTCAAGCCTGAACGTGACGGTTTGTTTTGTGCCAAAATTTTTGGTCCTGTAAAGGACTGGGAATGTAATTGCGGTAAGTACAAGCGCATGAAGCACAAAGGCGTGGTCTGTGAGAAATGCGGCGTTGAGGTCATCCTCTCTAAGGTGCGTCGCGAGCGTCTCGGTCATATCGAGTTGGCCAGCCCGGTTGCTCACATCTGGTTTTTCAAGGGACTTCCAAGTCGCATCGGTCATGTGCTCGACCTCACCCTGAAAGAGCTCGAACGCATTATTTATTTTGAGAACTTTGTGGTGACCGACCCGGGTGAATCAGATTATAAATACGGTCAATTGCTGACTGAAGCGGAACAGCGTGAGTCGGAAGTTGAATTCCCGCAAGGACTGAAAACCATGATGGGTTGTGAGGCCGTCAGCGAAATGCTGCAAAACCTTGACCTGGACAGCCTTGCAGTCAAAATCAAGGAAGACCTGGCTAACACCCAGTCGGTTCTCAATAAGCGAAAGTTTTCAAAGCGGTTGAAAATTGTTGAAGCCTTCCGCAAGTCCGGCAATCGGCCTGAGTGGATGGTGTTGCGGGTGGTGCCGGTTATTCCGCCTGAGTTACGCCCACTCGTGCCTCTTGATGGGGGTCGTTTTGCGACGTCTGATCTGAACGATTTATATCGCCGTGTGATTAACCGGAACAACAGATTGAAGCGGCTGCAGGAGCTCAAGGCTCCACAGATCATTATTCGAAATGAAAAAAGAATGTTGCAGGAAGCCGTTTCCGCCCTGTTCGATAACGGGCGGCGCGGACGTACCCTGCGGGGAACAAACAAACGCCCGCTGAAATCCCTTTCAGATATGTTGAAGGGTAAGCAGGGTCGTTTTCGCCAGAACCTGTTGGGAAAACGCGTCGACTATTCCGGTCGTTCAGTTATCGTTGTTGGGCCGGAACTCAATCTGCATCAGTGTGGACTGCCAAAGAAAATGGCGCTTGAGCTTTTCAAGCCGTTCATCTTCAATCTGCTGGAAGAGCGTGGGTATGCCGCTACTATCAAGACAGCGAAGAAAATGGTTGAGCAGGAACGCGCCGAAGTATGGGAAGTTCTGGAAGAGGTGATCCAGAAACATCCGGTTCTTCTGAACCGGGCGCCCACCCTGCATCGTCTGGGTATCCAGGCGTTTGAGCCGGTCCTTATTGAAGGTAAGGCGATCCGTATCCATCCGCTGGTTTGTACTGCGTTTAACGCGGACTTTGACGGCGACCAGATGGCTGTTCATGTGCCGCTTTCCATGGAAGCGCGGGTCGAGGCCAAGTTGCTGATGATGGCACCGAATAACGTGATGTCTCCGGCCAACGGCCGCCCCATCGCAGTGCCGAGTCAGGACATAGTTCTTGGTTGTTACTATATGTCCAAGATTCGCGGCGGCGTTAAAGGTGAAGGTCATGTGTTCTCTGACTCGCGTGAAGTGCGTGCAGCATTTGATGCGGATGAACTGGACCTGCAGGCCAAGATAATGGTTCGTATCGATGGTGAATTGCAGTGGACGACAACCGGGCGCGTTCTTATCAAGGAAGTGATGCCGGAAGGGCTGCCGTTCGGTCTGGTCAATCAGATCCTTGACAAGAAAGCTTTGTCCGATCTGATCTCTACCTCTTATAAGCTGGTCGGACGTGAAAAGACGGTCACCCTGTTGGATCAGGTGAAAACACTCGGTTTTCATTATGCAACGGAGGCGGGCCTGTCTATTTCCATCGATCATATGCGTATTCCAAAAGCGAAAGAAGAGTTGGTCACCAAGACGGGCGAAGAGGTATTGCGTGTATATGGTCAGTATCGCGATGGTCTGATTACCAATGGCGAGCGTTACAACAAAGTGATCGACATCTGGGCACACGTTACCGAAAAAGTTTCCGAAGAGATGTTTAAGGAACTGGAAAATGAAGATCAGGATCTGGTCGACGGAAAAGGGGACAGGGGTCAGGACTTCAACTCCATATTCATTATGGCTGACTCCGGTGCTCGTGGTAGTTCGCAGCAGCTTCGGCAGCTTGCGGGTATGCGTGGTCTGATGGCCAAGCCTTCCGGTGAAATCATCGAAACGCCCATCACCGCAAACTTTCGCGAAGGATTGTCGGTTATCCAGTACTTCATCTCGACTCATGGTGCTCGTAAAGGGTTGGCGGATACCGCTCTGAAAACCGCGAATTCAGGTTACCTCACCCGACGTCTGGTGGATGTGGCGCAGGATATCATCATCATGGAAGAGGACTGCGGAACCTTGCGCGGACTTGAAGTGTCGGCGTTGGTGGAAGCGGGTGAAATCATCCAGCCATTGGGCGAGCGTTTGCTGGGCCGAACCGCGCTGGAAGATGTGATCGATCCTTTTACGAATGAAATCCTGATAAAAGCCAATGACCTTATCGATGAAGAAATCGTGGAGGCTATCGAAAACTCAGGAATCGAAAAAGTCAAAATTCGTTCCAACCTGACTTGTGAATCGCATCAGGGTCTTTGCGTGAAATGTTACGGACGTAACCTGGCCACCAACGACTGGGTGGAAGTCGGTGAGCCGGTCGGAGTTATCGCGGCGCAGTCTATTGGAGAACCGGGAACCCAGCTTACGATGCGGACGTTCCATATCGGTGGAACCGCGAGCCGGGTTGTTGAGCAGACAACGTTGTCGACCAAAAAAGGCGGCATCATCAAATATCAAGGGCTTCGCACTTTGAAGAATCAGCGAGGTGAAATCATCGTCATGAACCGTAATGGTTTCCTGACGGTGCAGGATGAAAACGGACGGGAAAAAGAGCGCTATTCCATTGTCTACGCAGCCAAATTGAAAGTTGCCGATGGGCAGGAAGTGCATGAAGGCCAGACTCTGGTGGAATGGGATCCTTACACCAACTCCATCCTGACCGAAGTTTCAGGTACGGTTGCATTCGACGATATTCTGGAGGGAGCAACCATGAAGGAAGACTTCGATGAAATTACCGGTCTTTCTTCCAAGGTCATTGTCCCGCATCGGGATGAAAAGAAACAGCCGCGCATTCTGATTACTGATGAAGAAGGAGAAGAATTGCGCAAGTATCTGCTTCCGGCTGGAGCCCACATTAATGTGAATGAAGGGGATTTTGTCAACGCGGGTGATGTTATCGTAAAAATTCCGCGTGAATCCGCAAAAACCAAGGACATCACCGGTGGTCTGCCGCGTGTTGCGGAGTTGTTTGAAGCCCGCAAGCCGCACGAGCAAGCGACTATCACCGAAATTGACGGTAAGGTCAAGTTCGGCGGATTTGTTAAGGGTATGCGAAAAGTGGTGGTTGAATCCAAAACCGGTGACGAGCGCGATTACCTTATTCCGCGCGGTAAGCACATCAATGTCCATGAGGGCGACGATGTTCTTGCAGGTGAGCCGTTGATGGATGGAGCCTCCAATCCGCACGATATCCTCGCCGTTCTTGGTGAAAACGAATTGCAGAAATATCTGGTTAATGAGGTTCAAGAGGTTTATCGGTTGCAGGGCGTTTCGATTAACGACAAGCACATCGAAGTGATTGTCCGGCAAATGTTGCGCCATGTTCAGGTTGAAGACCCGGGTGATACCGATCTTCTGGTTGGAGAGCAGGTGACCAAGAAACAGTTCAATCAGAAGAACCAGGAAGTTATCAAGGATGGAGGCAAGCCGGCGCAGGCAACCCCGGTATTACTGGGGATCACCAAATCGTCGCTTAGCACAGAAAGTTTTATCTCTGCCGCCTCTTTCCAGGAGACAACCCGGGTATTGACTGAGGTTTCTCTCAGCGGGAAAGAGGATCGTCTGGTTGGCCTTAAGGAAAACGTTATTATGGGCCGACTGATCCCGGCGGGAACCGGTTGTCGGGTGTATTCCGGAATTCGGATCGAAGAGCCGGAATACGAGGAAGAAACGCCTGCTGAAACCGCTACAGAGACTTCTGAAGCGGGTACAGAGGAAGAAGAAACCGCCGCGGTGGAATAA
- a CDS encoding 30S ribosomal protein S12, giving the protein MPTINQLVRQGRKAKNYKTASPALKRCPQKRGVCVRVYTSTPKKPNSALRKVARVRLTNGMEVTTYIPGVGHNLQEHSIVLIRGGRVKDLPGVRYHVVRGSLDTLGVDNRRQSRSKYGAKRPKN; this is encoded by the coding sequence TTGCCGACTATAAATCAACTGGTCCGACAGGGCCGGAAGGCAAAAAATTACAAGACAGCGAGTCCGGCGTTGAAGCGCTGTCCGCAGAAGCGGGGTGTTTGTGTGCGTGTGTATACCTCGACTCCCAAGAAGCCGAATTCCGCGCTCCGTAAGGTGGCCCGCGTGAGGCTGACCAATGGAATGGAAGTAACCACTTACATTCCCGGCGTGGGGCATAATTTGCAGGAGCATTCCATTGTTTTGATTCGGGGTGGTCGTGTTAAGGATTTGCCTGGTGTCCGTTACCATGTGGTACGCGGAAGTCTTGATACGCTGGGCGTTGATAACCGTCGTCAGAGCCGTTCTAAGTACGGTGCAAAACGACCCAAGAATTAA
- the rpsG gene encoding 30S ribosomal protein S7 produces MARRRTAVKREILPDPKFHDMLVSRFVNCLLRQGKKSLAERMLYTALDTIGEKVADEEPLRVFKKAVENAAPVLEVRSRRVGGATYQVPVEVNHSRRIALSIRWLIGNAKSRAGKSMAEKLTAELLDAYNSQGGAIKKKDEVHRMAEANKAFAHYRW; encoded by the coding sequence ATGGCAAGAAGACGTACAGCAGTAAAAAGAGAAATACTGCCCGACCCTAAATTTCACGACATGCTTGTGTCGCGTTTTGTTAATTGCCTTTTGAGGCAGGGGAAGAAGAGTCTGGCAGAGCGCATGCTCTATACGGCGCTGGACACCATCGGCGAGAAGGTCGCAGATGAGGAGCCGCTCCGAGTGTTTAAAAAAGCGGTGGAAAATGCAGCCCCTGTTTTGGAAGTGCGGTCCCGGCGTGTCGGGGGTGCAACCTACCAGGTGCCGGTGGAGGTCAACCACAGTCGCCGAATTGCATTGAGTATCCGGTGGTTGATTGGGAATGCGAAGTCCCGCGCAGGAAAATCCATGGCGGAAAAGCTGACAGCTGAATTGCTGGATGCCTATAACAGTCAGGGCGGCGCGATTAAGAAAAAAGATGAAGTGCATCGTATGGCAGAAGCCAATAAAGCGTTTGCCCATTACAGGTGGTAA
- the fusA gene encoding elongation factor G, whose protein sequence is MSKKLSLEKVRNIGIIAHIDAGKTTTTERVLYYTGKSHKIGEVHEGSATMDWMEQEQERGITITSAATTCFWDKHQINIIDTPGHVDFTAEVERSLRVLDGAIGVFCAVGGVEPQSETVWRQATKYKVPRIAFVNKMDRTGANFVSVVGQMKDRLGANPVPVQIPVGAEGDFVGVIDLIEMKANIYSDDKGKGEVFDVVDIPEDMREMAEHYRDKMVEAASDADESIMERYLEGGEISNSEILAAIRTGTLDLKFTPVFCGAAFKNKGVQQLLDAVVNILPSPLDVPSIVGTNPNTQEEVGFKVEDSEPLSALAFKIMTDPFVGQLAFVRVYSGKLESGSYVYNSTKNQRERVGRLLRMHANKREEIKEVAAGDIAAVVGFKKTFTGDTLCPEDKPVILEAITFPQPVIAIAIEPKTKAEQDKLGDCLHKLAQEDPTFEARVDPETNQTIISGMGELHLEVLVDRMKREFSLDVHVSKPQVAYRETISKAVDHAHQYKKQTGGKGQFAHVKIKVEPQEPGDGYEFVNKITGGAIPKEFIPAVQKGIEEAMDRGVLCGYPVVDIRVTLYDGSYHEVDSSEMSFKICSAIAFKEACQKAGPQLLEPVMDVEVMTPEDFMGDVIGNLNSKRGKIKELAERAGAKVVKCEVPLAGMFGYSTDLRSATQGRANYSMEFAKYDVVPAAIAEELIAKAAGTTPENTTV, encoded by the coding sequence ATGAGTAAAAAGTTATCCCTCGAAAAAGTTCGTAATATTGGAATCATCGCTCACATCGACGCGGGTAAAACCACGACGACGGAACGTGTTCTTTATTACACAGGTAAGAGTCATAAGATTGGTGAAGTGCACGAAGGCAGTGCCACCATGGACTGGATGGAGCAGGAGCAGGAGCGTGGTATCACGATCACTTCGGCTGCGACTACCTGTTTCTGGGATAAGCATCAAATCAATATCATCGACACACCCGGGCACGTTGATTTTACCGCGGAGGTTGAGCGGTCCCTGCGGGTTCTGGATGGTGCCATCGGCGTTTTTTGTGCGGTGGGTGGCGTTGAGCCTCAGTCTGAAACGGTATGGCGGCAGGCTACCAAGTACAAGGTCCCGCGGATTGCTTTTGTGAATAAAATGGATCGTACCGGTGCCAACTTTGTTTCTGTTGTGGGTCAAATGAAAGATCGGCTGGGAGCCAATCCGGTTCCGGTGCAGATCCCGGTGGGTGCTGAGGGTGATTTTGTTGGTGTGATCGACTTGATAGAGATGAAAGCCAATATTTATTCGGATGACAAAGGCAAGGGTGAGGTGTTTGATGTTGTGGACATCCCCGAAGATATGCGGGAGATGGCAGAGCACTACCGTGACAAAATGGTTGAGGCCGCCTCCGATGCTGATGAAAGCATCATGGAGCGATACCTTGAGGGCGGTGAGATCAGTAACAGTGAGATTCTTGCGGCTATCCGAACCGGCACCCTGGATTTGAAATTCACTCCCGTTTTTTGCGGGGCGGCGTTTAAGAATAAAGGTGTTCAGCAGTTGCTGGATGCGGTGGTCAATATTCTTCCGTCTCCTCTTGATGTTCCGTCGATTGTCGGGACCAATCCGAATACGCAGGAAGAGGTTGGTTTCAAGGTTGAAGACAGCGAGCCGCTGTCGGCGCTGGCTTTCAAGATCATGACCGATCCATTTGTCGGGCAGCTGGCATTTGTCCGGGTGTATTCCGGTAAGCTGGAATCCGGATCCTATGTCTACAACTCGACTAAGAATCAGCGTGAGCGAGTGGGTCGTCTGCTGCGAATGCACGCCAACAAGCGTGAAGAGATCAAAGAAGTGGCCGCAGGTGATATTGCCGCCGTTGTCGGATTCAAGAAAACCTTCACCGGTGATACGCTTTGTCCTGAAGACAAGCCTGTAATTCTTGAGGCCATCACATTTCCGCAGCCTGTTATTGCGATTGCCATTGAGCCAAAGACCAAGGCAGAGCAGGATAAGCTGGGCGATTGCCTGCATAAGCTGGCCCAGGAGGACCCGACTTTTGAAGCGCGGGTTGATCCTGAGACCAACCAGACCATTATCTCCGGGATGGGTGAGTTGCATCTCGAAGTCCTGGTTGATCGGATGAAGCGCGAGTTCAGTCTTGACGTGCATGTGTCCAAGCCTCAGGTTGCCTATCGCGAAACGATTTCAAAGGCGGTGGATCATGCCCACCAGTACAAGAAGCAGACCGGTGGTAAGGGGCAGTTTGCGCATGTGAAAATCAAGGTTGAGCCTCAGGAGCCAGGTGATGGTTACGAATTTGTGAACAAGATCACCGGTGGGGCGATCCCGAAGGAATTTATTCCCGCAGTGCAAAAGGGGATCGAGGAAGCGATGGACCGGGGTGTGTTGTGTGGGTATCCAGTGGTTGATATTCGCGTCACCCTGTATGACGGGTCATATCATGAGGTCGACTCGTCTGAAATGTCTTTTAAGATCTGTTCCGCTATCGCGTTCAAGGAGGCCTGTCAAAAAGCCGGTCCTCAGTTGCTTGAGCCGGTGATGGATGTCGAGGTGATGACCCCTGAAGATTTCATGGGTGATGTTATAGGTAATCTCAATTCAAAGCGGGGCAAGATTAAAGAATTGGCAGAACGCGCCGGTGCCAAGGTGGTGAAATGTGAAGTTCCCCTGGCGGGTATGTTCGGTTACTCGACCGATCTCCGCTCGGCGACACAGGGGCGTGCCAACTACAGTATGGAATTCGCAAAATACGATGTTGTGCCGGCTGCGATCGCGGAAGAGTTGATCGCCAAAGCTGCCGGGACGACTCCCGAAAACACAACGGTTTAA
- the tuf gene encoding elongation factor Tu produces the protein MAKEKFVRDKPHLNIGTIGHVDHGKTTLTAAITEVLATKGFADSIAFDQIDKAPEEKERGITIAIAHVEYQTEERHYAHVDCPGHADYVKNMITGAAQMDGAILVISATDGPMPQTREHILLARQVGVPRIVVFMNKCDMVDDEELLDLVELEVRELLSKYEFPGDDIPVVRGSALKALENASDETQSKCIWDLMGEVDKYIPVPERPVDKPFLMPIEDIFSISGRGTVATGRVEQGIIKVGEEVEVVGFRDTDKTTVTGVEMFRKLLDEGQAGDNVGLLLRGTKREDIERGQVLAKPGSITPHSKFKASVYILTKEEGGRHTPFFNGYRPQFYFRTTDVTGVCTLPQGVEMVMPGDNVTFDVELITPVAMAKELRFAIREGGRTVGAGIVSEINE, from the coding sequence ATGGCTAAAGAAAAATTTGTAAGAGACAAGCCTCATTTAAACATAGGAACCATCGGGCACGTGGATCATGGTAAAACCACTCTGACCGCGGCCATCACCGAAGTACTGGCGACAAAAGGTTTTGCTGACAGTATTGCGTTCGATCAGATTGACAAGGCGCCGGAGGAGAAGGAGCGTGGTATCACCATCGCGATTGCGCATGTTGAGTATCAGACGGAAGAACGTCACTACGCTCACGTTGACTGTCCGGGTCATGCTGACTATGTAAAAAACATGATCACCGGAGCGGCGCAGATGGACGGCGCGATCCTGGTTATCTCTGCTACCGACGGCCCCATGCCTCAGACACGTGAGCATATCCTGCTGGCTCGTCAGGTTGGTGTGCCGAGGATTGTTGTGTTCATGAACAAGTGCGACATGGTTGATGATGAAGAGTTGCTCGACCTGGTTGAGCTTGAGGTTCGTGAGCTCCTCAGCAAGTACGAATTTCCAGGGGACGACATTCCGGTTGTTCGCGGCAGTGCGTTGAAAGCTCTTGAAAATGCTAGTGATGAGACGCAGAGTAAATGCATCTGGGATCTGATGGGGGAAGTTGATAAGTACATCCCGGTTCCCGAGCGTCCGGTTGACAAGCCGTTCCTGATGCCGATTGAGGATATCTTCAGCATCTCCGGTCGTGGAACGGTTGCGACGGGTCGTGTTGAGCAGGGCATCATCAAGGTGGGTGAGGAAGTTGAGGTCGTTGGTTTTCGCGATACGGACAAGACCACGGTGACCGGTGTTGAAATGTTCCGCAAGCTGCTGGATGAAGGTCAGGCGGGTGACAATGTCGGGCTTCTCTTGCGCGGTACGAAGCGTGAAGACATCGAGCGCGGGCAGGTTCTGGCAAAGCCGGGTTCGATTACACCGCACAGTAAATTCAAGGCATCGGTTTATATTCTGACGAAAGAGGAAGGTGGTCGTCACACTCCGTTCTTCAACGGGTATCGTCCACAGTTTTATTTCCGGACCACTGACGTGACAGGTGTTTGTACCCTGCCGCAGGGAGTGGAAATGGTTATGCCTGGAGACAACGTGACCTTTGACGTTGAATTGATCACCCCCGTAGCGATGGCGAAAGAGCTGCGGTTTGCAATCCGTGAAGGCGGACGTACCGTCGGCGCCGGAATCGTAAGCGAGATCAACGAGTGA
- the rpsJ gene encoding 30S ribosomal protein S10, giving the protein MAETSQKIKIKLKAYDHKLLDWSVGEIVETTKRTGARVVGPIPLPTVRNRWTVLRSPHVDKKSREQFEIRTHKRILEILEPTPQTVDALMKLDLSGGVDIEIKL; this is encoded by the coding sequence ATGGCGGAAACCAGTCAGAAGATAAAGATCAAGCTTAAGGCTTACGACCACAAGTTGCTGGACTGGTCGGTCGGCGAGATTGTCGAAACGACAAAGCGCACTGGCGCTCGTGTGGTGGGTCCGATCCCCTTGCCAACAGTCCGGAACCGGTGGACGGTTTTGAGATCACCGCATGTTGATAAAAAGTCCCGGGAACAGTTCGAGATCAGAACGCACAAGCGTATCCTGGAAATTCTCGAGCCTACCCCGCAAACAGTAGACGCACTCATGAAGCTGGATCTTTCCGGCGGCGTCGATATTGAGATCAAGCTGTAG
- the rplC gene encoding 50S ribosomal protein L3: MEALLGKKMGMTQVFTDKGDCVPVTVIQVEKCVPVLKRTPETDGYQAVLVAYGERKKKHANKAQLGFYAKHKMDPAQTLTEFRDQDIEDDALGKPLKVDLFSEGDFVNVIGTSKGKGFQGVMKRHGFAGHPASRGNHESFRGPGSIGMATFPGRVLRGHPMAGHMGNERVFVKNLSVVSVDPGNNTILIRGAVPGKNGGLVRVVKSQKQPKNGKK; the protein is encoded by the coding sequence ATGGAAGCTTTACTTGGAAAAAAAATGGGGATGACCCAGGTGTTCACTGATAAGGGGGATTGTGTCCCCGTGACGGTGATTCAGGTTGAAAAATGTGTGCCTGTTCTCAAGCGCACTCCTGAAACTGACGGTTATCAGGCGGTTCTGGTGGCTTATGGTGAGCGAAAGAAAAAGCACGCCAATAAAGCTCAGTTAGGTTTTTACGCCAAGCATAAAATGGATCCGGCTCAGACCTTGACCGAATTCCGCGACCAGGATATTGAAGACGATGCACTTGGCAAGCCGCTCAAGGTTGACCTGTTCTCCGAAGGCGATTTTGTGAATGTCATCGGGACGTCCAAGGGTAAAGGGTTTCAGGGGGTCATGAAGCGGCACGGATTCGCGGGTCACCCGGCTTCACGTGGTAACCATGAGTCATTTCGTGGCCCGGGTTCCATTGGTATGGCGACCTTCCCGGGCAGAGTGCTCAGGGGGCATCCCATGGCAGGGCATATGGGTAACGAGCGGGTCTTTGTGAAAAATTTAAGTGTTGTTAGTGTGGATCCCGGTAATAACACAATTCTGATTCGGGGGGCAGTGCCTGGAAAGAACGGTGGGCTGGTCCGGGTCGTGAAATCGCAAAAACAACCGAAGAATGGTAAGAAGTGA
- the rplD gene encoding 50S ribosomal protein L4 has product MAELEVKDKENNKVETVAVSDDVFGVTVREHLVQRYVVMQLASRRSGTAKTQNSRCEVRGGGKKPWRQKGTGRARQGSIRSANWVGGMTVFGPAPRDYSFPLSKKSKKLAIKSVLTDRLQNGGITVVKDLSLEEPKTRHAVALLGKLELPAKTLFLLGDENENLRLAVRNIPQVDCLSIEGLNVYDLLRHERIVLTPETVKKIEERLN; this is encoded by the coding sequence ATGGCGGAACTGGAAGTAAAAGATAAAGAAAATAATAAAGTCGAGACTGTTGCGGTATCCGATGATGTGTTTGGCGTGACAGTGCGCGAGCATCTGGTGCAGCGATATGTGGTGATGCAGCTTGCGTCCCGGCGCAGTGGTACAGCGAAGACGCAGAACAGTCGCTGTGAAGTACGCGGCGGTGGTAAAAAGCCCTGGCGCCAGAAAGGAACCGGACGGGCCCGTCAGGGCAGCATTCGGTCCGCCAACTGGGTTGGTGGTATGACGGTGTTTGGTCCCGCCCCTCGCGACTACAGTTTCCCTCTATCCAAAAAATCCAAAAAACTCGCAATCAAATCCGTATTAACCGATCGTCTTCAGAATGGTGGCATCACTGTTGTGAAGGATCTTTCGCTTGAAGAGCCTAAAACCAGGCATGCAGTTGCCCTGTTGGGTAAGCTTGAGCTTCCGGCGAAAACTCTGTTCCTTCTGGGCGATGAGAATGAAAACCTGAGGTTGGCTGTCAGGAACATTCCGCAGGTGGATTGCCTTTCGATTGAGGGGTTGAATGTATACGACCTGCTTCGGCACGAACGTATTGTGTTGACGCCCGAGACGGTCAAGAAAATTGAGGAGCGCCTTAACTAA
- the rplW gene encoding 50S ribosomal protein L23 produces MDLHRVLEKPLVTEKGTLMSEGGNWVLFQVNRGANKHLVKQAVEKIFKVTVLKVNTLMMKPKSKRFGRHVGQTQSWKKAMVLLKDGDTIDFFEGA; encoded by the coding sequence ATGGATCTGCATCGCGTGTTGGAAAAGCCCCTGGTAACGGAAAAAGGCACCCTGATGTCTGAGGGGGGAAACTGGGTTTTGTTTCAGGTAAACCGTGGTGCGAACAAGCATTTGGTTAAGCAAGCGGTTGAAAAAATATTTAAAGTCACTGTGCTCAAAGTCAACACCCTGATGATGAAACCAAAGAGCAAACGGTTTGGAAGGCATGTGGGGCAGACTCAAAGCTGGAAAAAAGCCATGGTCCTGTTGAAGGACGGTGACACCATTGATTTCTTCGAGGGAGCGTAA